In Marinobacter sp. M3C, the genomic stretch CCATCAATCAGCTGCTGGAACCCTGGGTGGGTGCGGTGTTGGCCAAGATTATGGTGCTGGTGATGATCATCCTGTTCATTCAGAAACGGCCTCGGGGATTATTTCCCCAGAAAGGCCGTGCAGCGGAGGGGTAAGGTATGTGGTTAACAAGACCTTTAGCTGAACGCTCCACCCGAACATTTCTGGGTGTTCTGTTCGCGGCGCTGGCGATCGTCACAGTGCTGCACGTTTTTATGCCGCAAGACAGCGCGCTGCATGTTAGCGCCTACACCGTCACCCTGCTGGGCAAATATCTTTGCTACGCCTTGTTGGCCGTGGCCGTTGATTTGGTGTGGGGTTACCTGGGCATTCTGAGCCTGGGCCACGGCGCATTTTTTGCCCTCGGAGGCTACGCCATGGGCATGTACCTGATGCGCCAGATTGGCGATCGCGGCACCTACGGCGACCCGGTTCTGCCGGATTTCATGGTGTTTTTGAACTGGCAGGAGTTGCCCTGGTACTGGCTGGGTTTCGACATGGCCTGGTTTGCCTTTGCAATGGTGCTGCTGGCGCCCGGCCTTCTGGCGCTGGTGTTTGGCTTTCTGGCGTTTCGGTCGCGGGTGACGGGTGTTTACCTGTCTATCATCACCCAGGCGCTGACCTTTGCGCTGATGCTGGCGTTCTTCCGCAACGAAATGGGCTTTGGCGGTAACAACGGCCTGACCGATTTCAGAGACCTTCTGGGCTTCAACCTGCGCACCGACGCCACCCGCCTGGGGCTGTTTCTGGCCACCGGCGTGGCGCTGGCGATTGGTTATGTGATTTGCCGCGGCATTGTCACCAGCAAACTGGGCCGCGTGGCGGTGGCCTGCCGCGATGCCGAAGCGCGAACCCGCTTTCTGGGTTATCGGGTGGAACGTGTGCAGTTATTCGTATTCGTGATATCGGCCATGCTGGCGGGAGTAGCGGGCGCCTTGTATGTGCCCCAGGTGGGCATCATCAACCCCAGCGAATTCTCGCCACTGTTTTCCATCGAAATTGTGGTGTGGGTGGCTTTGGGTGGGCGCGCCACGCTTTACGGCGCGGTGATTGGTGCGGTGCTGGTGAACTACGCTAAAACCGTATTCACCGGCGTGATGCCAGACGCCTGGCTGTTCGCCTTGGGCGGCCTGTTTGTTCTGGTCACGGTGTTCCTGCCCAAAGGCATTGCCGGGCTGGTGTTCAAGCCTAAAAAGGCCGCTGTTCCCGCCAATAATCCCGACTCGCAGGAGGCCACCGTATGAGCTTTTTTCAGGAACTCGGCAACCGCAACAAGGTGTTTAACTTTCTTGTTCCAGAAGAATCGCCGGTCGACGTTCGCCACGGGCCTATTCTGTATCTGGAAGACGTCAGCGTTAGCTTTGACGGCTTCAAGGCCATCAACAACCTGAACCTGACCATCGACGACGGCGAGCTGCGCTGCATCATCGGCCCAAATGGCGCCGGTAAAACCACCATGATGGACATCATCACCGGAAAAACCCGCCCCGACACCGGCTCGGTGTGGTTCGGCAGCCGTCACAATCTGTTGACGAAAAGCGAACCCGACATCGCCTCGCTGGGCATTGGCCGCAAATTCCAGAAGCCCACGGTGTTTGAAGCACTCACGGTGTTTGAAAATCTGGAGTTGGCCATGGCGACTGACAAGCGCGTGTTGCCCACGCTGACCGCGGTGCTGACC encodes the following:
- the urtC gene encoding urea ABC transporter permease subunit UrtC, coding for MWLTRPLAERSTRTFLGVLFAALAIVTVLHVFMPQDSALHVSAYTVTLLGKYLCYALLAVAVDLVWGYLGILSLGHGAFFALGGYAMGMYLMRQIGDRGTYGDPVLPDFMVFLNWQELPWYWLGFDMAWFAFAMVLLAPGLLALVFGFLAFRSRVTGVYLSIITQALTFALMLAFFRNEMGFGGNNGLTDFRDLLGFNLRTDATRLGLFLATGVALAIGYVICRGIVTSKLGRVAVACRDAEARTRFLGYRVERVQLFVFVISAMLAGVAGALYVPQVGIINPSEFSPLFSIEIVVWVALGGRATLYGAVIGAVLVNYAKTVFTGVMPDAWLFALGGLFVLVTVFLPKGIAGLVFKPKKAAVPANNPDSQEATV
- the urtD gene encoding urea ABC transporter ATP-binding protein UrtD, producing the protein MSFFQELGNRNKVFNFLVPEESPVDVRHGPILYLEDVSVSFDGFKAINNLNLTIDDGELRCIIGPNGAGKTTMMDIITGKTRPDTGSVWFGSRHNLLTKSEPDIASLGIGRKFQKPTVFEALTVFENLELAMATDKRVLPTLTAVLTGECRDRINEVLELIGLRNLRAALAGILSHGQKQWLEIGMLLMQKPRLLLVDEPVAGMTEQEMERTAELLTTLAGKQSVVVVEHDMGFVRSIARKVTVLHQGSVLAEGTMDQVSNHPDVIKVYLGEEA